The Fictibacillus arsenicus genome contains a region encoding:
- a CDS encoding M20 family metallopeptidase → MEQLFNRLANYQDEMVEIRRHLHQNPELSFEEVETPAYIAAYHEKLGLDVRTGVGGRGVVATLRGGKPGKTVALRADFDALPIQEENDSPYKSNVPGVMHACGHDGHTATLLVLAKVLNEMKDELEGNVVFIHQHAEELAPGGAIVMIEDGCLDGVDVIYGTHLWATMPTGTIGYRTGPVMAAADSFTIKVQGKGGHGAQPHKTKDSIVIGAQLVSNLQQIVSRRVNPLDAAVVSVGAFEAKNAFNVIADSAKLTGTVRTFKEDVRVAIENEIDRIAKGTCLASDASYEYVFKRGYPPVVNHKDDTEFVVDVARKVPGVLELEEIEPQMGGEDFAYYLEKVPGTFFFTGAEDTAWDDTFPHHHPKFKINEDALLVAANLLGAATLTYLKQNTAEKLEVTK, encoded by the coding sequence TTGGAACAATTATTCAACCGGTTGGCAAACTATCAAGATGAAATGGTGGAGATCCGCAGGCATCTTCATCAAAATCCTGAACTATCATTTGAAGAAGTGGAAACACCAGCTTATATTGCTGCTTATCATGAAAAATTAGGATTAGACGTTCGAACAGGAGTAGGCGGTAGAGGTGTAGTGGCTACATTAAGAGGCGGAAAGCCTGGCAAAACCGTCGCACTTCGGGCTGATTTTGACGCACTTCCAATTCAGGAAGAAAACGATTCTCCTTATAAATCAAATGTACCGGGTGTGATGCATGCATGCGGACATGATGGCCATACAGCTACACTTCTTGTATTGGCAAAAGTATTAAATGAAATGAAAGATGAGCTCGAAGGAAATGTTGTATTTATCCATCAGCATGCAGAAGAATTAGCACCAGGCGGAGCGATTGTCATGATCGAGGACGGCTGCCTGGACGGAGTTGACGTCATTTACGGAACTCACCTTTGGGCAACAATGCCAACCGGAACAATCGGGTACAGAACAGGCCCAGTGATGGCAGCTGCCGACTCTTTTACAATAAAAGTTCAGGGGAAGGGCGGACACGGCGCTCAGCCTCATAAAACGAAAGACAGCATCGTGATCGGAGCACAGCTTGTTTCAAACTTGCAGCAAATTGTGAGCCGCCGAGTGAATCCGCTTGACGCAGCAGTAGTATCAGTAGGCGCATTTGAAGCGAAAAATGCGTTTAACGTAATCGCAGACTCAGCTAAACTCACTGGTACAGTCCGAACCTTTAAAGAAGATGTACGTGTTGCGATCGAAAACGAGATCGACCGCATTGCAAAAGGGACCTGTCTCGCTTCGGATGCTTCTTATGAATATGTATTTAAAAGAGGCTATCCTCCGGTTGTAAATCATAAAGACGATACAGAGTTTGTCGTAGACGTTGCGAGAAAAGTGCCAGGAGTTTTAGAGCTGGAAGAGATCGAGCCTCAAATGGGTGGAGAAGATTTCGCATACTACCTTGAAAAAGTACCAGGGACATTCTTCTTCACAGGCGCAGAAGACACAGCATGGGACGACACTTTTCCGCATCATCATCCTAAATTTAAGATTAATGAAGACGCATTATTGGTAGCTGCTAATTTATTAGGTGCTGCAACTCTCACTTATTTAAAACAAAATACAGCAGAAAAATTGGAAGTGACAAAATAA